A single window of Gossypium arboreum isolate Shixiya-1 chromosome 13, ASM2569848v2, whole genome shotgun sequence DNA harbors:
- the LOC108463263 gene encoding two-component response regulator ORR10, translating to MVMAASETKFHVLAVDDTLIDRKLIEKLLKTSSYQVTAVDSGTKALEFLGLNNNDHHDVEVNLIITDYCMPGMTGYDLLRKIKESSSFKDIPVVIMSSDNIPSRINRCLEDGAEEFFLKPVQLSDVNKLRPHLMKRRTQTNVNKRKAMDEIVSPDRTRARYNELEVK from the exons ATGGTTATGGCTGCTTCCGAGACTAAATTTCATGTTCTTGCTGTTGATGATACCCTCATTGATAGAAAGCTCATTGAAAAGCTTCTCAAGACTTCTTCTTATCAAG TTACTGCAGTGGATTCTGGAACCAAGGCATTGGAGTTTCTTGGATTGAACAACAATGATCATCATGACGTTGAAGTGAATTTGATCATCACAGATTACTGTATGCCAGGGATGACAGGCTATGATCTCTTACGAAAAATCAAAGAATCTTCATCATTCAAAGACATACCAGTTGTCATCATGTCTTCAGACAATATCCCATCAAGAATAAACAG ATGCCTTGAAGATGGAGCTGAAGAGTTCTTTTTGAAGCCAGTTCAATTATCAGATGTAAACAAGCTTAGGCCTCATTTGATGAAAAGAAGAACGCAAACAAATGTAAACAAGAGAAAGGCGATGGATGAAATTGTGTCCCCTGATAGAACGAGGGCAAGATACAATGAATTGGAAGTGAAATGA